The following proteins are co-located in the Sardina pilchardus chromosome 24, fSarPil1.1, whole genome shotgun sequence genome:
- the grna.2 gene encoding granulin 2, with product MSQRIEEQLLLLDLMLAHAALATLCVGLVSATVVCPDGNECPDQNTCCLTKEGFGCCSNPSAACCSDQLHCCPAGYRCGEEAQSCVKDGLPWFRMPWPMNSPAKEPETGPRKLSLLNSDTNTIQEKPSDLSVVWCNHNHTAHCPDGTTCCLSPYFGWGCCNHPLAQCCSDGIHCCPRGYYCDSTSTQCLKMSQRRPGTYVRGDTNIHA from the exons ATGTCCCAGCGCATCGAGGAGCAGTTACTTTTACTTGACCTG ATGTTGGCCCATGCTGCACTAGCAACCCTCTGTGTAGGGCTGGTCTCTGCAACAGTCGTCTGCCCAGATGGGAATGAGTGTCCAGACCAGAACACCTGCTGTTTGACCAAGGAAGGATTTGGCTGTTGCAGCAATCCCTCT GCTGCCTGTTGTTCGGACCAGTTGCACTGTTGCCCAGCTGGCTACCGCTGTGGTGAAGAAGCTCAGTCATGTGTAAAAGACGGCCTGCCATGGTTCAGAATGCCGTGGCCAATGAACTCACCAGCGAAGGAGCCTGAAACTGGCCCTCGCAAGCTGTCCCTTCTTAATTCTGATACAAACACCATTCAGGAGAAGCCTTCAGACCTGTCTGTGGTATGgtgtaaccataaccataccgcTCATTGCCCTGATGGTACAACATGCTGCCTAAGCCCTTATTTTGGCTGGGGCTGCTGTAACCACCCACTT GCGCAGTGCTGCAGTGATGGCATCCACTGCTGTCCACGTGGCTACTACTGTGACAGCACCTCTACCCAGTGCCTGAAAATGAGTCAGCGCAGACCTGGCACCTACGTGAGGGGAGACACCAACATCCATGCATAG